The Lates calcarifer isolate ASB-BC8 linkage group LG19, TLL_Latcal_v3, whole genome shotgun sequence genomic interval CAGTACCTCAGCAGCACCTCCCCGCCATTCACAACAGTTGCTGTTCTGCCGCAGACTTTGCCAATATTTTCCACTGGGAATACATTTCCCCAGCTGTCACATCCAAGCCTGTTAGTTCCTGTAAGAATACAGACTCATGTGCCATCCTATGGCAGTATCACATACACCTCAGTATCACAGATTTTTGACAATCAGTATGACAGTGTTAGCTCCACTACAGCCACCTCTAAACATCACACTTCACGTTTGTCTGGAAACCTTGATTCTCATAATGTATTATCTTATAACAGACCACCTTCAACGCACACCCTCAATGTTGAAGCCCTTGATTTGTCATCAGCTAAGCTCAAGACAggcatccctctctctctgacttctAGAACTATCTCAACCACTAACGCCTCCAGTGGTGGCGCAAATAAACGGATGCTATCCCCTGCCAGCAGCCTAGACCTTTTCATGGAGGTCAAGCAACAAAAACgtgtgaaagaggaaagaatgtTTGGGCAGATTGTAGAAGAGCTGAGTGCTGTGGAGTTGGGAAAATGTAATTTGAGTGAAGAGAAGGGGCACAGGTCAGAGATGCAGGGTGCATCAACACCTGACTCACGTAGGAGTAAATTTATCACACTTCAGCAAAAAGTGACAGAGGCTACTGACCATGGCGTTGAGTCAGCTATGGAAAGTAGTTCCCTGGAAACCAGCTCGCCTCCCTACTCCATGATATCAGTCAGAGAAGTGAAAGAAGCTGGCATGGAAAAAAGAGTGCAGATGGATATGGTGGCACAGCTGGTTACCAGTCAAGACATTCTGATCTCAGACGCCGAGCATTCAAGACTGTTATCTCAGTTTCCAAGTCTTCGCACGACGACAGGTGTGAGCTGGTGTTACCTCAACTACACCAAGCCGAGCTGCTCTCACAGCAACTCCCCTTTATCCTCCGTGTACACCACCTGGTGTGTGAGTTCCCACAACCCCAACCCTCTTGAACTGAGCACTAGCACTGCTCTGGCTCTGCTGCGTTCCAGACAGAGGGGAGACAAGGTTATATACACTGTGGCCGCCATGTGTCAGCCTGGCACGGGAAAACTGGTTTCATCCCTCATCCTTTGGAGGCAGACCATGGAACAGGTGAGAAAATAATCCCATCTCCACATTGTTTCTAAACCATATTACTGCCATAAAAACATCTGCTCTGGACTGAAAGAGTAAGGCCCTCTTTACAACATATCTAATTGGTCATGCTAATGTGACCGCTGCCTGTAAATCTATTTATAAAGCAAATACTTACAATCAAGCTGCACTGGGCATCTTTCCACCTTGGTAGCTGTGCATGTCAGTAAGTGATAACAGTTGGAAATGGAGAAAGTTTGAAGGACGTTATTACCCAGAATTTGGCAAACTGCACACTTCAAATCTTTTGGCAGACGGTCACTACTGGCAAGTGTCTGTAAAGAGCATTTGCCCACTGCTGGATGTGATGTTAGAGCTTTGAGTCATAACCTGCTCTGCATTTGCTGTTTACAAGAAAGATGTGCTGGCAGTGAAAATACCAGACACCAAAATTTTATTCTCTTAAACATTATGTCACTATGAAGCCTCAGTATGCTTTCCTCCATTGCagtggattaaaaaaatcatgcaCTACATAGctttcaaataataaaatgttggAAAGCAACAAAATTGTGAGTTAGTTGTGCTGGGTTTTTcctccctgcagcagcagcataatGCATGTTTGCAAAACATGCTGTGTAACACCATGTGTGACATACAATATTGAAAGCATCATGTTACACTGTCGATACAGCATCCACTTGAAATTGATGTTAACAAAATGTTTGTTCATCTGaattcagctgcagaggaaaccgGAGCCCAAAGAGGTGGACATCACCTACGGGAAGAAGGTGAAAGACATCGGCTGCAGAGTGAAAACTGCCAAGGAGGagtggaaagagagggaggctTCCACAACTCAAACAGTGCCAACACGCATTAAGATCTTCGAGGGAGGGTCAGTCAAGATATTAGTTATAGTAACACTTGTCATTTCTGCTGACAGCAGATACAGCAACTATAATTGGGTGTTAGAGCATGCACTATCTAGGGGGTTTTGCTGTTTTAACCTTTTCAAGTCTGTATTATTTTTGCATTCCTTTATTAAAATTTAGATTATCAACCTTTCAGGTACAAGTCCAATGAAGACTATGTGTACGTCAGAGGTCGAGGCCGGGGGAAATACATTTGCGAGGAGTGTGGTATTCGCTGCAAGAAGCCGAGCATGCTGAAAAAACACATCCGGACCCATACAGATGTGCGACCATACATCTGCAGGGTCTGCAACTTTGCTTTTAAAACGAAAGGTGGGCATGTCTACAGGCTTAAAAGCCAAATTAACTAAAAGACTAGCTGATAACCTCCCATTTCTTATAGAAGAAATGGGAGGttatctgcatttattttgactATTAACAATGAGTGAAAGTCTGccaaaacaaactgataaaaaaatgtgtgtaaaaatctgtatttaaaaatactatttgcagcagcagcaaaaattcTGAAGTTTGTGTTGCTATTTAGAGGTACTACACTATCATGCAACATCAGCAACTCAGTCGTGCTGtctcctcatttttcttttcacttctatTGCTGAGAGTTAGGAGCTGGTTTTCATAAAACAGATCATTTGTGTTGGAAAAACAACTTTCGGTTGTATGGGGACATAATTTAGATGAAAATctgctcctttaaaaaaaatccaggtaTTTTATAGTGGAAATTGGTAATAACCAAAAACCATAAGCTTGATCTGTTATGTGTTTTATCCTTCAACAGGAAATCTGACCAAACATATGAAGTCAAAGGCACACATGAAGAAATGTCTAGAACTGGGAGTGTCAGTGACGATGGATGACACAGAGATACAGGAACATGGTAAGATACTGGCAAATGTGATATTCTTGCACATACACAAATTATACTAAATAATACAAATCAAACTACACTGATGCCTTTGTCTTTTGAAGTTGACGACATCCAACAAGAGTCTAAGACAGAGGTGGCGGTCACAACCAAACATCAGTTCTCAGACGCAGACGAGTCTGATGGCATGGACGAAGAAGCTGATGAAATCGATGAAGAAGATGACGAGGACGACGAATACGAAGGCGACTCCACTCCAAAGCTACGTTCAAGAAGTACAAGTCCTCAGCCATGTGGAGTTACTTCTCTGTCGGTTACAGCCACCGCCGCCATCCACGGTTGCTCCCTCACCTCTCTGCCTGGCACCGACATCCGCCAACAGCCCTCTGGCAGGCGGACGGGCTTAGACCATCGACCTGTCCTCGCCACTGACCAGAGAGAGAAGTCTGTGGATGAAGATTCATTGACCATGCTGTCTCCAGACCAGACCAGCTTCCTATTTGACCCTTATTCCTCTTGTCTGCTCTCTCCCGGCTGGGAGTCTCCCATCAGGGAGCCTTCCCCTTCCCGTCTGCGCTACCCATCCCCAAGGCGAGAACTCTCCCCGCGAGGTCGCTCCTCTCCCAGATGGGATACCTCCCCGCTGAGGCCCGGCTCACCCAGCTTCACACCCATTCAGCACTTGTCCCCAATCTCGATTGAGCGACCCATGTCTCCTGGATCCGAGCTGGCTGGAAAACGAGAATCTTCAATCAGGGGTCGGCAGAGGGTCGTGCTGAGAGCTGTTTCACCACGTAGAGGTTCGCACCAACACAAAGGCAGCGGTGATAAAACCAGACACCAGGCAAAGATGGAGATGGCTCAACTACAAGGAGCCTTTGAAATGGAAATGGTATATACTGTAGTTTTTTGTATTCAACGTATTATCAAAAACGTATTAAAAGATTTTGATTAGATCTGATTGAAGATTACGCCAAGGCCAAAAAGACAAGTGGTTAGTTTTTGATGCAGGTTTAGAAATTGTTTCAACTGATTTTTTAGCACAAGATGGGGCTGTCTGGAATATTTTTTCAATTCTCTTATGAACTAGTGCACCAACTTTGGGCAAGCAGTGCTTtgggctaaatgctaacatattTGCAGGTatactgtttaaaatgttcagcattttagcatcttctCATTAGCACTaagcacaaagtacagctgagacAGGTGGGATTGTTATTACTTTTGCATGTacttggtcataaaccaaagtactggacgAATTGAAATGatctgatgatggtgctaaatGAATTACAAAGTTATAAGAATCCATCCTGAGGAGGACACGACATGTTTGTACCAATGGTATGTAACGCTAATTGGTTGTCAAAACGTTTCACTAAAAAACCACAAATTACAACGTCATGGTGGCACTAGTGTGAAAGTCAGGGACTCTTCTATTTAAATTACATATTTAGGGGGTTGTTCTGTTGTGGAAGAACTATACACtttctgaaatgttgctgtttttcctcacatttctgtatttgtttcaaCTGTAATATTTTTTCACTCGAGTAATTATCTTGGTTCTGCTGAAACTGCTCCTAATGCTGCCAATATGTCATTTCAGGATCAAAGGAGCAGCTTGGCTTCTACTCTGCCTGGTGTTGCCAGTTCTCATCACCAGAACATCCTCAGCCACCTCCCTCTGCACTCCCAGCAGCAGGCCCACAGTTTGCTCCCCGTCGTCCCCGTCGGAGGGCTCCAGATGTTACACTCCCCGCCTTCCTCCAGCACTGATGTCACCTCCTCCTCGGCGCTGAGCCCCCAGAGCAGTGAGGGCCAGCGTtgcagcagcagggagggaTCTGTCCACGGGCTCGAGACGGGAGGAGAGGACATCAGAGGCCAGAACCAGCTGTCCTCCCATCAGGCCGCTCAGGAGAAAAGCCTCAACCCTGGCGTCAGGGAtagcagacaggaggagaacGTCCAAACCTGCTTGAAAGCCATCGCCTCGCTGAAGATTACCACAGAAGACCCTCATTAAGACCCTTGTTTCTGTTTCCTTGATCTGATCCAGGAACagacccccctccctccccacccctgCTACACCTGCAACCTTGTCGTCCTCAGCCCTTTAGGCACATAACCTCATCTTTATCCTGTTAGAGGCAATATAATAACACTTCCTCTGGTCTTGCACATACCCCAGACAGCTCCTTTTAAATCTGAGTGGAGATGAAACCTTCACAGTGAAGAAGAAACCTGTCCTGTCTGATGTGCTTTTCTCTTCTGAGACTCTTTGAAACGACTGGACGAGCAGCAGGATGTTTTGCAAGGTGGAGAATCATTATTGGGTGCAGGTGCAATATGGAAAGATATTATGCTAATATGCCTTTGTTTGACATAGTAGTTTGCGTACAATTGcacataaattatatttatggATTCTGTACAAATGTCCTTAACATATACTCCTTCTTAGATGCATACAAACAGtgtattttactgtatgtgtactTTGAAAATAGACTGTTGTTTAATGTAATCATATCAAGGTGTGATGCAGTAGTGCAGTAAATAAAGACTATAAGGGGAAAAGTATGTGTATTATGAAACAGTCTGACCAAATTTTAAGTAGACGCTTCTTGTGCAGTTTGGTGCTTCTAATCAAGCGGCAAGGGTCTGtgcctttttttgttcttttttgcttttcatcatttctttatCAGAAGGTTGTTGACTAAGGAAAAATGTCGAGGTACTCTTTATTCAGTCGACGCTGTCGGAGTGTTTGCTCAAAGgagagctttttcttttttttgtttctgtcagttcTGCTGACGGACGGATGCAGCTTGATTTATGTGAAACAATCTTAAAGAATATTTCTTATGTTGCATTTTTTCTTAATGTTGTGATTTTTATCTTGGTAAAAATGCATGGGATTTGCTATTGCACAAAAATAGAGGAAGTTAATATGTAATTATGAATACTGTAAGATGTATTTATATATTAGAACGTAAGCACTTATTGATACTGGTAAATATTTGACTACTATTTATATGGTATATCTGTACTTATGCAGCAGTGATGCAGTTATGCAGTGAGCCACGCTGGCATTGCTTTTGATCTCATGTCTTTGCTTTGATTAAACAGacagcttttttctctcttatacAGATGACCATAAGCATTTTATGAGTTTTGACGATGCACTTTCATCCTTTCATCTTTGATGTTTAACTGACTCGGTCAGTGGgaatgggggtggggtggggtggggtggggagt includes:
- the hivep2b gene encoding transcription factor HIVEP2, which translates into the protein MESLETTAGVKSSTDGHDRNVAQKKCTSEAAQARRSPSVELEGKGWHQQLQEGQSRDTCGFKEMSDSGKSLQLEDQQSQTQSTSHPDYEVSSYPLQSTKPFPIGRQKAVGHLVSAQSPGPASHRKSPSSPEVQQCSHSGMDQLSETVCKVEQKPQKPGKYVCDYCGRACAKPSVLKKHIRSHTGERPYPCVPCGFSFKTKSNLYKHRKSHAHSVKAGTVPFSELGPYNANTDQGSFEGEGELFSDAEQSTDTDEDTLNDPLLLLDSPVEGSDNTAVKVLNLIAQKKGATSMSAQDGSSQPQEINAPPAAAEASRAIQSCTIKQRLALRLSEKRSSDSDHNLSLPSQSSKGSTDSGYFSRSESAEHQTGPPNTNAKSYQEIMFGKCYRPSPKQTTAFVACSTDSGEYTGKRSEKGVSRVFTQEKDTVESIKINTKSFTREEVKEPQLDAGSDVGPLIRSNSMPTSSAVCLTMPQALRGSHSFDERTSTGGMRRLRRQAAFELSAHDGHADTDSHVKMSECGISPSGLEMENYPSMASNMSHQRHAMELATRKRRKEKREEEDLPGQYEGHHEQCEEMFDPSKDYDSKQAALGIMALGKGHSSSMLTQMDRCDMDISVSPEISGRKTLGNVISVIQHTNSINRPHSEQSESFKYHGQRQESISSFQAMETSESYEIERSDSRLRQSFQMGPKLVRQPNIQVPEIRVTVEPDSPEKAPEVQVKEQEKHVEEFQWPQRSETLAQFPPEKLPPKKKRLRLADIEHSSGESSFESACTSLSRSPSQDSNLSYSSTFSFDREDSLKSVSPARQDEFGKPLELLAVPGSGHSLSVLNQRQQHEMRRSSSEQAPCNLRKEFPEVRSISFDYGSLSPTSKVRHVDISAGHFAAKERRRGNLVRQESLNMDTEVTQVPSQVFPQYLSSTSPPFTTVAVLPQTLPIFSTGNTFPQLSHPSLLVPVRIQTHVPSYGSITYTSVSQIFDNQYDSVSSTTATSKHHTSRLSGNLDSHNVLSYNRPPSTHTLNVEALDLSSAKLKTGIPLSLTSRTISTTNASSGGANKRMLSPASSLDLFMEVKQQKRVKEERMFGQIVEELSAVELGKCNLSEEKGHRSEMQGASTPDSRRSKFITLQQKVTEATDHGVESAMESSSLETSSPPYSMISVREVKEAGMEKRVQMDMVAQLVTSQDILISDAEHSRLLSQFPSLRTTTGVSWCYLNYTKPSCSHSNSPLSSVYTTWCVSSHNPNPLELSTSTALALLRSRQRGDKVIYTVAAMCQPGTGKLVSSLILWRQTMEQLQRKPEPKEVDITYGKKVKDIGCRVKTAKEEWKEREASTTQTVPTRIKIFEGGYKSNEDYVYVRGRGRGKYICEECGIRCKKPSMLKKHIRTHTDVRPYICRVCNFAFKTKGNLTKHMKSKAHMKKCLELGVSVTMDDTEIQEHVDDIQQESKTEVAVTTKHQFSDADESDGMDEEADEIDEEDDEDDEYEGDSTPKLRSRSTSPQPCGVTSLSVTATAAIHGCSLTSLPGTDIRQQPSGRRTGLDHRPVLATDQREKSVDEDSLTMLSPDQTSFLFDPYSSCLLSPGWESPIREPSPSRLRYPSPRRELSPRGRSSPRWDTSPLRPGSPSFTPIQHLSPISIERPMSPGSELAGKRESSIRGRQRVVLRAVSPRRGSHQHKGSGDKTRHQAKMEMAQLQGAFEMEMDQRSSLASTLPGVASSHHQNILSHLPLHSQQQAHSLLPVVPVGGLQMLHSPPSSSTDVTSSSALSPQSSEGQRCSSREGSVHGLETGGEDIRGQNQLSSHQAAQEKSLNPGVRDSRQEENVQTCLKAIASLKITTEDPH